From Vicinamibacterales bacterium, one genomic window encodes:
- the rimI gene encoding ribosomal protein S18-alanine N-acetyltransferase, translated as MEASIERASLSRDIDGLVELEALSFQTPWTRQMLIDELSRVSVSEAFVVRFNQESLVGYCSWRLIEGELHLNNLAIHPDYRRQGLARLLLSHLAQDACSRGASSILLEVRSSNTAALGLYGRMGFKRMDRRPDYYRNPVEDAVLLSKSLTQNC; from the coding sequence ATGGAAGCCAGCATTGAGAGGGCGAGTCTAAGTCGCGATATTGACGGACTTGTTGAGTTGGAGGCATTGAGCTTTCAGACGCCTTGGACCCGTCAAATGCTTATCGATGAATTGAGCAGGGTAAGTGTTTCCGAGGCTTTCGTGGTTCGGTTCAACCAAGAATCCTTAGTGGGATACTGTTCTTGGCGACTAATTGAGGGAGAGTTGCACCTCAACAATTTAGCGATTCATCCTGATTATCGTCGACAGGGCTTGGCCCGTCTTCTTTTGAGTCATCTGGCACAGGATGCGTGCAGTCGCGGGGCAAGCTCCATTCTGTTGGAGGTGCGTTCATCAAACACCGCTGCCCTTGGGTTGTATGGGCGAATGGGTTTTAAGCGCATGGATAGGCGGCCGGATTACTATAGAAATCCAGTTGAGGACGCAGTGCTCCTATCTAAAAGTTTGACGCAAAACTGCTGA
- the tsaB gene encoding tRNA (adenosine(37)-N6)-threonylcarbamoyltransferase complex dimerization subunit type 1 TsaB, translating to MERRSGFQGIVLALETATRPGGIAVLHHGKIVASKSGSADRTHGERLPRDIIDLLGTLDLTVDDVERYAVAVGPGSFTGLRVGISTIQGLSLVKAVPIVGVSTLAALVDGVRDSILVGAWLDGQRNQVFSAGYLRLEEVGSPPTSASSGGLPTIITVPEGFLEIEPHSVGTPQEVSTCWQERLEEKPLTLVGDGAHRYMSEAKDLLGSTVRVLPIPGNLAENVGRLALAASEGQLLGPHALRPLYVRRPDAELARNRRRG from the coding sequence ATGGAGAGAAGAAGTGGGTTCCAGGGCATCGTATTAGCTCTGGAGACAGCGACTCGACCAGGCGGCATCGCGGTGCTCCATCACGGGAAGATTGTTGCTAGTAAATCTGGCTCCGCTGACCGAACTCATGGTGAGCGGCTACCGAGAGATATTATTGACCTCTTAGGAACCCTCGATCTTACTGTTGATGACGTCGAACGCTATGCAGTAGCCGTGGGCCCAGGATCGTTTACCGGACTTAGGGTTGGAATCTCTACGATACAAGGACTGTCATTGGTTAAGGCTGTTCCAATCGTTGGGGTGTCGACTCTTGCAGCGCTGGTTGATGGGGTTCGTGATTCGATACTTGTTGGGGCTTGGCTCGACGGACAACGAAATCAGGTCTTTAGTGCGGGCTACCTTCGACTTGAGGAAGTGGGTAGCCCGCCAACAAGTGCGAGTAGTGGGGGACTGCCCACGATTATTACGGTGCCCGAAGGGTTCTTAGAAATCGAACCGCATTCCGTTGGTACGCCACAAGAGGTGTCAACCTGTTGGCAGGAGAGGCTGGAAGAGAAGCCCTTGACTCTCGTGGGCGATGGTGCCCACCGATATATGAGTGAAGCCAAGGATCTCCTGGGTTCAACGGTTCGAGTGTTACCAATTCCGGGGAACCTGGCGGAAAACGTTGGCCGATTGGCACTGGCTGCTTCTGAGGGTCAATTATTAGGACCACATGCTCTACGGCCCTTGTATGTCCGAAGGCCGGATGCTGAGTTAGCACGAAATCGGCGTCGAGGCTGA
- the pssA gene encoding CDP-diacylglycerol--serine O-phosphatidyltransferase, with translation MVVLRGFQSDQRARRGMFLLPSMLTVANLFCGYACLIYTLRGEFGTAAPFIGIALVLDTLDGRIARLMKATSAFGVEFDSLADIVSFGLAPAVLVCAWGLTPFGQLGWAAGFLYLVAAGTRLARFNIQRGTLDKRYFVGMPSPAAACVLAATVFAFPTPSVGAIEALPIFLVILVPASLMITTLRFRSFKEVNLGHRRSYVPLIAIAGVIAVINAHPPFVLAGMAYIYLASGPVEELLSRVEVRRKSAADEADDNSRNTATGDTANRPHFH, from the coding sequence ATGGTAGTTCTGAGAGGCTTTCAAAGCGATCAACGTGCTCGGCGGGGCATGTTCCTACTGCCTAGCATGCTCACGGTTGCCAATCTCTTCTGTGGATACGCTTGTCTGATTTATACCCTCAGAGGGGAGTTTGGCACGGCCGCTCCGTTCATTGGCATTGCGCTTGTTCTTGACACTCTGGATGGGCGAATCGCTCGGCTAATGAAAGCCACTAGTGCGTTTGGGGTCGAATTTGACTCGTTGGCAGACATTGTCTCCTTTGGTTTGGCCCCGGCGGTCTTAGTGTGTGCTTGGGGCCTAACGCCTTTTGGACAATTAGGCTGGGCTGCAGGCTTTTTGTATCTTGTGGCGGCGGGAACTCGATTGGCGCGTTTTAATATTCAGAGGGGAACGTTAGATAAGCGTTATTTTGTTGGAATGCCAAGCCCGGCAGCTGCCTGTGTGCTTGCGGCGACGGTGTTTGCTTTTCCGACTCCTTCGGTTGGTGCAATTGAGGCATTACCGATCTTCCTGGTAATACTAGTTCCTGCCTCTTTGATGATCACGACCTTGAGATTTCGTAGTTTTAAAGAGGTTAATCTCGGCCATCGGCGTTCGTACGTGCCGCTCATCGCCATTGCGGGTGTAATCGCGGTAATTAACGCGCACCCCCCATTCGTCTTAGCAGGGATGGCATACATCTATCTTGCCTCCGGACCGGTTGAAGAACTCCTTAGTCGAGTTGAAGTGCGTAGAAAATCTGCAGCCGACGAAGCTGACGATAATAGTAGGAATACTGCGACGGGTGATACTGCTAATCGCCCTCATTTTCATTAA
- the guaA gene encoding glutamine-hydrolyzing GMP synthase, with protein MTHQTLVVLDFGSQYTQLIARRLRELSVYAEIVPFNISINDLAARNPVGIILSGGPKSISDRDAPKCDPELFKMTVPTLGICYGMQAMTDALGGAVLPAPQREYGSAVVRPENERVMFRGLPDSFKVWASHGDLVATAPPGFSITATSKNAPVAAMEHADRGLYGLLFHPEVVHTEHGSDILENFAREICGCVGDWTMTSFVQETVEHIQEQVGESRVLCALSGGVDSTVVALLLHRAIGDRLTCIFVDNGVLRADEAAEVRQRFSEKLGLPVAFADASQLFLERLKGVTDPEEKRMIIGKAFIEVFETKAGELGPFKFLAQGTLYPDVIESVSVVGPSVPIKSHHNVGGLPIEMQFSLIEPVRQLFKDEVRQVGIELGVDEAFVWRQPFPGPGLAVRILGEVTPDRLRLLREADAIVTKEIREAGWYRKVWQSFPVLLPIRSVGVMGDERTYEYTVAIRVVQSLDGMTADWVPLPAELLSRMSSRIVNEVKGINRVVYDITSKPPSTIEWE; from the coding sequence GTGACACACCAAACACTGGTCGTCCTTGATTTCGGCTCTCAGTACACGCAGTTGATCGCACGTCGGCTGCGTGAATTATCGGTGTATGCCGAGATTGTTCCATTCAACATATCCATAAACGATTTAGCTGCGCGTAATCCCGTCGGAATAATTTTGTCGGGCGGGCCTAAATCGATTTCTGACCGAGACGCTCCTAAGTGCGATCCGGAACTGTTTAAGATGACCGTACCGACCCTGGGTATTTGCTATGGCATGCAGGCGATGACGGACGCTCTCGGTGGCGCGGTTCTTCCTGCACCGCAGCGAGAATACGGTAGCGCGGTGGTTCGGCCGGAGAATGAAAGGGTGATGTTTCGTGGCCTTCCGGACTCCTTTAAGGTCTGGGCAAGTCACGGAGACTTGGTAGCAACGGCACCCCCAGGATTCTCTATCACGGCTACTAGTAAGAATGCTCCGGTCGCCGCTATGGAGCACGCCGACCGTGGATTGTACGGTTTGCTGTTTCACCCTGAGGTCGTTCATACGGAACATGGTAGCGACATACTTGAAAACTTTGCGAGGGAGATTTGCGGTTGTGTAGGGGACTGGACCATGACCTCATTTGTCCAAGAAACCGTCGAGCATATTCAAGAGCAGGTAGGGGAGTCACGGGTCTTGTGTGCGCTCAGTGGAGGCGTGGATTCTACGGTCGTAGCCCTATTACTTCATCGTGCCATCGGTGACCGACTTACTTGCATATTTGTGGACAATGGCGTGTTACGCGCCGATGAAGCTGCCGAGGTTCGTCAGCGCTTTTCTGAGAAATTGGGTTTACCAGTTGCGTTTGCAGATGCATCACAGTTGTTTTTGGAACGGCTCAAAGGCGTGACTGATCCTGAAGAGAAGCGGATGATCATTGGCAAGGCGTTCATTGAGGTGTTTGAAACAAAAGCTGGCGAACTCGGACCGTTTAAGTTTTTAGCGCAGGGCACGCTCTACCCAGACGTAATCGAAAGCGTATCGGTTGTTGGGCCCTCAGTCCCAATTAAGAGCCACCACAACGTTGGGGGGCTACCAATAGAGATGCAATTCTCCTTGATCGAACCAGTGCGTCAGCTTTTTAAGGATGAGGTTAGACAGGTGGGCATTGAATTGGGTGTTGACGAAGCATTTGTGTGGAGGCAGCCCTTTCCCGGTCCCGGTTTGGCGGTGCGAATACTCGGCGAGGTAACCCCAGACCGATTAAGATTGTTACGCGAGGCAGACGCTATCGTTACGAAAGAGATTAGGGAGGCTGGATGGTATCGGAAGGTGTGGCAGTCGTTTCCGGTGCTCCTGCCGATTCGAAGTGTTGGGGTAATGGGCGACGAGCGGACTTACGAATATACCGTGGCGATCCGAGTAGTTCAGAGCCTTGACGGCATGACAGCGGACTGGGTGCCCTTACCCGCTGAGTTGTTGTCTAGAATGTCATCTCGAATTGTGAACGAGGTGAAGGGAATCAATCGGGTAGTCTACGACATTACCTCAAAGCCGCCATCAACGATTGAGTGGGAATGA
- a CDS encoding YdcH family protein, whose protein sequence is MSTETEIRERLLLNNEEFQELAANHDMLDTRLAKLGSQHYLTDNEQVEETTLKKQKLHIKDRMEHILRCSLRPPPQVVESSSKSTAGG, encoded by the coding sequence ATGTCGACAGAGACTGAAATCAGAGAGCGGCTGCTCTTGAACAATGAGGAATTTCAGGAGTTGGCCGCCAATCACGACATGCTCGACACCCGTTTGGCAAAGCTCGGTAGCCAACACTATCTAACCGATAACGAACAGGTTGAGGAAACCACCCTCAAGAAGCAAAAACTGCATATCAAGGATCGAATGGAGCATATTCTCCGATGTAGCCTCCGTCCGCCCCCGCAAGTGGTAGAAAGTTCCAGTAAATCCACAGCAGGTGGGTAG
- a CDS encoding PQQ-binding-like beta-propeller repeat protein yields MAVLAASAIGQDSSPEEILAPSIFPVGYNWQTTLPAAPAGLPAGDETFLYIPLRNDQFVAVSRFDGIVQWTVEQQVDFRPTPSGDTVFVVNDKKVRALWAVSGAEKWHVDLPDPASTEVYSNPDWLIIGLVTGFVSAHARSTGRPIWTQELSAAVLPPTVDDNHLYVPQDNGAIAALELSSGTVLWERQLGGAPGPITVAYDQLYVGTTDNFLYAMDQSDGRIRWRWRTGGDIVGAPVVDSETIYFVSLDNQLRALARKSGVQLWKQDLPTRPVGGLVQFGDALMISGRTLPLHLIYSQTGETAGDFSSAPMLEPLQPGETDLLMAEESEESASTAENAEETESEDSDELNAVELGEALEISTELAAPPIILQAEGASKAEFVLLTGAGELHSYISAKALPLTPQPYIPGMHPTSSLTEANHEVPEWLIKPLRNGTVDLTNLPGMFEITKDLESLDHPPGLRFTPPLTTGLAALPGRGGPAERQLAPFNLLPGIQMSVEDLTRGLEIFWDDGWIVVGSVNDEVLLTPLTKTPGQLLGVPNKSS; encoded by the coding sequence ATGGCTGTTCTCGCGGCCTCAGCTATAGGTCAGGATTCATCCCCTGAAGAGATTCTTGCCCCATCCATCTTTCCAGTCGGCTACAACTGGCAGACTACCCTACCGGCGGCCCCTGCCGGTCTTCCTGCGGGCGACGAGACCTTTCTCTATATCCCGTTGCGGAACGATCAATTCGTAGCCGTGTCCCGGTTCGACGGAATCGTCCAATGGACAGTGGAACAGCAAGTTGATTTCCGTCCCACTCCCTCTGGAGACACCGTCTTCGTCGTCAATGACAAGAAGGTCCGCGCACTATGGGCGGTGTCCGGTGCCGAAAAGTGGCATGTCGACCTCCCGGATCCTGCCTCTACAGAGGTATATTCGAATCCAGACTGGCTGATCATCGGACTCGTTACCGGGTTCGTCTCAGCACATGCACGATCCACAGGACGACCGATCTGGACTCAGGAACTCTCAGCCGCGGTCCTTCCTCCCACCGTTGATGACAATCATCTGTATGTCCCCCAAGACAATGGCGCCATTGCGGCCTTAGAACTTTCGAGCGGAACCGTGCTCTGGGAGCGACAACTCGGGGGCGCTCCCGGACCCATTACCGTTGCCTATGATCAACTCTACGTAGGCACCACTGATAATTTTCTGTATGCGATGGATCAATCCGACGGGCGAATCCGTTGGCGTTGGAGAACGGGTGGAGACATAGTTGGCGCGCCAGTAGTTGATTCGGAGACCATTTACTTTGTTTCACTAGATAATCAATTACGCGCTCTTGCACGAAAATCGGGCGTTCAATTATGGAAGCAGGATCTTCCCACTAGGCCAGTGGGAGGCCTCGTCCAGTTTGGCGATGCACTCATGATTTCAGGCCGAACGCTTCCGCTCCATCTCATTTATTCTCAGACTGGCGAAACTGCTGGAGACTTTTCAAGCGCCCCGATGCTGGAACCACTTCAGCCTGGAGAGACCGATCTTTTAATGGCCGAGGAATCAGAGGAAAGCGCCTCGACTGCGGAGAATGCGGAAGAGACGGAGTCTGAGGATTCTGATGAGTTGAATGCTGTTGAGTTGGGCGAGGCGTTGGAAATATCGACTGAACTTGCCGCCCCTCCGATCATTCTACAAGCCGAAGGAGCTTCAAAAGCAGAGTTCGTGCTTCTCACGGGCGCTGGGGAGTTGCATAGTTACATCTCGGCAAAGGCTTTACCACTTACGCCGCAGCCATACATACCAGGAATGCACCCTACCTCGTCATTAACAGAAGCCAATCATGAAGTCCCCGAGTGGTTAATTAAGCCCCTCCGCAATGGAACAGTCGATTTGACAAACTTACCAGGCATGTTCGAGATCACTAAGGATCTTGAATCCCTAGATCATCCTCCAGGATTACGCTTTACACCACCACTGACAACTGGCTTGGCCGCGCTCCCCGGGCGTGGAGGTCCGGCCGAACGCCAACTTGCACCGTTCAACCTATTACCCGGAATTCAGATGTCAGTCGAAGATCTCACGCGAGGTTTAGAGATCTTTTGGGATGATGGTTGGATTGTTGTTGGGTCTGTAAACGACGAAGTACTTCTTACGCCACTAACGAAGACGCCCGGTCAACTACTAGGCGTTCCGAACAAATCCTCGTAA
- a CDS encoding phosphatidylserine decarboxylase: protein MPIDRSGVPFVAATAIPAVVLVLLDLLWWAIPFVIVGGFFLFFFRDPRRRPPGTKGAVLAPADGRVLVAGEVVSADPPKGSWWQVSIFLSLADVHMNRVPVEGEVIHILRQSGQFFAAYRGEASSSNARTEVAFRHSDGVIVCRQIVGVLARRIVCRVRVGQKVQAGDRFGIMKFGSRIDLFIPRTATIAVVPGQRVRGGESVVARLVGEEKPKTGF from the coding sequence GTGCCCATCGATCGATCGGGCGTACCGTTTGTTGCTGCGACAGCTATTCCCGCAGTTGTCCTGGTCTTGCTGGATCTTTTGTGGTGGGCCATTCCTTTTGTCATAGTCGGTGGATTCTTCCTGTTCTTTTTTCGGGATCCACGACGGCGTCCACCAGGAACTAAGGGGGCGGTACTTGCCCCTGCGGATGGTCGGGTTTTGGTGGCGGGAGAGGTGGTCTCGGCAGATCCACCAAAGGGATCTTGGTGGCAGGTGAGCATTTTTTTGTCGCTGGCCGATGTGCACATGAATCGAGTTCCTGTTGAAGGCGAGGTAATTCACATTCTCCGCCAATCAGGCCAGTTTTTTGCGGCGTATAGAGGCGAAGCTAGTTCTAGTAACGCGCGAACCGAAGTGGCTTTTCGGCATAGCGACGGGGTGATAGTGTGTAGACAGATTGTTGGGGTGCTTGCTCGCAGGATCGTATGTCGTGTTAGGGTGGGACAGAAGGTGCAGGCTGGAGATCGTTTCGGTATTATGAAGTTTGGCTCACGTATTGATTTGTTCATACCAAGAACGGCCACCATTGCCGTCGTGCCCGGCCAGCGGGTGCGTGGAGGGGAGAGCGTCGTTGCTAGATTAGTGGGCGAAGAGAAGCCCAAGACCGGGTTCTAG